A stretch of the Enterobacter mori genome encodes the following:
- the menC gene encoding o-succinylbenzoate synthase — protein MRCAQVYRWQIPMDAGVVLRERRLKTRDGLFVHLRQGEREGWGEISPLPGFSLESLDDVQSALVAWARAWREGSDPALPALPSAAFGISCALAELDGSLPQEANYRAAPLCTGDPDELFALLSAMPGEKVAKIKVGLYEAVRDGMVANLLLEAIPDLRLRLDANRAWTPLKAQQFAKYVNPAYRNRIAFLEEPCKTRDDSRAFARETGIAIAWDESLREADFEFVAEPGVSAVVIKPTLTGSLDKVREQVSAAHALGLTAVISSSIESSLGLTQLARIAAWLTPQTIPGLDTLNLMQAQLVRQWPDSTLPCLDVGALEPLL, from the coding sequence ATGCGTTGCGCTCAGGTTTACCGCTGGCAGATACCGATGGACGCGGGCGTGGTGCTGCGTGAACGGCGGTTAAAAACCCGTGACGGACTCTTCGTGCATCTCCGGCAGGGCGAGCGGGAAGGCTGGGGTGAAATTTCACCTCTGCCGGGCTTTAGCCTGGAGTCGCTTGATGACGTGCAGTCCGCGCTGGTGGCGTGGGCGCGCGCGTGGCGCGAGGGGAGCGATCCGGCTCTGCCAGCGCTGCCTTCCGCTGCATTCGGCATCAGCTGCGCGCTGGCGGAGCTTGACGGAAGCTTGCCTCAGGAAGCCAACTACCGCGCGGCGCCGCTCTGTACCGGCGATCCGGACGAACTGTTCGCGCTGCTCTCCGCCATGCCCGGCGAGAAAGTGGCGAAAATAAAAGTGGGCCTGTACGAAGCGGTGCGCGACGGGATGGTGGCGAATCTGCTGCTGGAAGCGATCCCGGACCTGCGCCTGCGGCTGGACGCCAATCGCGCCTGGACGCCGCTCAAGGCGCAGCAGTTCGCGAAGTACGTCAACCCAGCCTACCGCAACCGCATCGCGTTTCTGGAAGAACCGTGCAAAACGCGGGATGACTCCCGCGCCTTTGCCCGTGAAACGGGCATCGCGATTGCCTGGGATGAAAGCCTGCGCGAAGCCGATTTTGAATTTGTCGCCGAGCCGGGCGTGAGTGCGGTGGTCATTAAGCCGACGCTGACCGGCAGCCTGGACAAGGTGCGTGAGCAGGTCTCGGCTGCGCACGCCCTGGGGCTGACGGCGGTGATCAGTTCGTCCATTGAGTCCAGCCTTGGGCTAACGCAGCTGGCGCGCATTGCGGCCTGGCTCACGCCGCAGACCATCCCTGGACTCGACACGCTGAACCTGATGCAGGCCCAGCTTGTACGTCAGTGGCCGGACAGCACATTGCCGTGCCTCGACGTTGGGGCGCTGGAGCCGTTGTTATGA